Proteins found in one Labrus bergylta chromosome 8, fLabBer1.1, whole genome shotgun sequence genomic segment:
- the psma2a gene encoding proteasome subunit alpha type-2 — protein MAERGYSFSLTTFSPSGKLVQIEYALAAVAAGAPSVGIKASNGVVLATEKKQKSILYDEQSVHKVEPITKHIGMVYSGMGPDYRVLVRRARKLAQQYSLVYQEPIPTGQLVQRVASVMQEYTQSGGVRPFGVSLLIAGWDEDRPYLFQSDPSGAYFAWKATAMGKNYVNGKTFLEKRYNNDLELEDAIHTAILTLKESFEGQMTEENIEVGICNEAGFKRLTPAEVKDYLAAIA, from the exons cCCCTCGGGTAAACTGGTCCAGATTGAGTACGCGTTGGCAGCTGTAGCAGCAGGAGCTCCGTCAGTCGGCATCAAAG CTTCCAATGGCGTTGTCCTGGCAacagagaagaaacagaagTCGATTCTGTATGATGAGCAGAGTGTCCATAAAGTGGAGCCCATCACCAAACATATAGGCATGGTCTACAGCGGCATGGGGCCTGACTACAG GGTTTTGGTCCGACGAGCCCGTAAATTGGCACAGCAGTATTCTCTGGTTTACCAGGAGCCAATCCCCACAGGCCAGCTCGTCCAAAGAGTGGCATCTGTCATGCAGGAGTACACACAGTCTGG TGGAGTACGTCCGTTCGGCGTTTCATTGCTGATTGCTGGATGGGATGAGGATCGCCCCTACCTGTTCCAGTCAGACCCCTCA GGTGCATATTTTGCATGGAAAGCCACAGCAATGGGGAAGAACTACGTGAACGGAAAAACATTCCTTGAAAAAAG GTATAACAATGACCTGGAACTGGAAGATGCTATCCACACAGCTATCTTGACCTTGAAG GAGAGTTTTGAAGGTCAGATGACAGAGGAAAACATCGAGGTGGGGATCTGTAATGAGGCCGGCTTCAAAAGACTTACCCCAGCGGAGGTGAAAGACTACCTGGCAGCGATTGCTTGA